CAGTGGGCCATTGATGCTTTTATCATGGGAGTGTTGAATTTTCACATCCTAAAAACCGAGCTAGTAGAATTGGGTATTAGATTGTGGGCTCGAGagaaaaattgggtttaatatcatagaaattaaaataggataaaatgattaataaaataataatggtaataataaaatattaaaataattattgggtCTAAAATTGAGTGGTGAAAATTTGGATTAGGTGGTCGattattaaataacttaaaacaaattttaagaataaaatcagtttgaaaataattgagaaaatgtgttttaattaaactaaggactaatttgaaaaaaaaggaaaattaagattttttaaaaggcaatttccccttatttaaaaaaaattgttcatcTTCTCCTTTTTAAAAACCCCCATGTCTCATTCCCTCCCATTTAGTTTcacattcaaaaaaatttccaaattcaaatatgatattttctcttaaaattaaCTTATCCTTGGTGATTTCCTAGCTATCCAAACACCTCAACACCTtccaattttaaagaaaaatcattaaattctCATCAAATTCGTAACTATTCTTCTCATATTCAACTTCGAATTAGATCAACAACATGTTTTCTTCAAATTGAGGTAATGTCTTGACTTATTATGATTAGATTAAGGTTGATGTTTTTCTAATTTGGAATTTAACTGAGTGTGTTGAgagtttttaagatttaaagctttttaatcaaatttcgGTTCAGTAATGGTGAAATCCAAAATAACGAGTATacttactatttttaatttatttttaatctatttttaactaaatagaAGGTATTTGAACTCAATTTGATAGATTGATAtccaattttaatgaatttcgaATTTCCCCCTTTTGTGTGTTCATACAAGCTTGTTTTTTCAGAAATTTTAAATTCGTGAGATTAGAGAGAATTAATGGTTTAAAAGAGAAATAAGATGGTATTTAGGAATATTAGAATCAAAATTCAGGCCTAGAAATGAGATTTGAGTGGTTAAACACCTATTTCGACAAAACTAGTTAAATTTTCGATATGAGAAAAGTGAGCCAAATGTGCATGTAGttataagaataaaataggTAGGCCATAGCTATAAACCATGTAGTTGTTGTGGTAAGTGTGTGTGAATTGTGCATCTAATTATTGCGTTTGTGTGTGAGCTAAATATTAAAGGTGAGTTGAAGTACTAAAAggtacgtgtatatatataatagatacGTACAGgagttttgttatttatatataatatatatgggttttggtgttatatataatatatatgagtgaggttttaatatatatatgcgtgCATGGgtgttatatataatatatatttgggtGCATGGGtgttatatgtataatatatatgtgtggtcTCATATATACAcaagacatatatatatgtgtggttttgctacatataatatatatgtgtaggttttattatatataatatgtatgcGTTATAGGTTTTGtattatctaatatatataaatatatatgagaCTTTTAATGTATGCTAAAATTTGACAAGACAAAGGCCACTaaataggtatgtatatatataatatattcagaTATGGTTTTGTAATGCTTATGAacaaatataagaataataatcaataatataatGTGGACTTCtataataatgtaaattttattgataatgtaCATTTATGCATGCACGAACTCGTAAGGGAATTATGAGTTTTACGATATTGTGAACTTTGGTTAgtgcaaaattatattatcgtGAAATGCTAAATGCGAGCTCAACTGTAGTGCGAGCCAATTATATTTGTGTATTGTGTTATATAATGAACCATGTTAACttgatgaattatattattatggcGAACTGTGTTAATTTGGTGATCTGTATTAATATGGCGAACTTCATTTATTTGTCAAATTGTGTATTGTGAGATTTTGAGTTGTATTGTATGGAAGCTAAGCTATTATGTGCcctatgctaaataaaatatgcGAACACTGATTTATGTGAGGTATGTCATGAATTATATGTGAACTGTGTTATGTGTGCAATATATGTTGCatgaaagttatattatttacgAACCATGCTCTATTGCGAATTTTGAATTGCGAACTATGTTATAATGTGTGATCTTTGCTTAATTGCGAGACCTATTAAACTGaatattgtgaatgtgttaaagaGATATGTTGGCATTGTGACCTTatggaaccattggatatagttggcatgccataggattgtgagtactcactctCATTATTGCGATGGGCATTGTGCCTGGAGATAGTGTTGGAGAGATAAGAGAATGTTGAACATAGCTCCATTCAACGAAGACAGTGCAGGGCTCTATGATTTGAGAGTGTTGGGAAGTGTGAGAATTCGTGCTACACTTATATCGAAAACAGTGTAGGGCTCTTTAAGTCCAAAATTTAGGCATTATAAggagatccgtttatccaatgtatggtgatagagtccacttATAAGTGGTGATAGTGTCCCCTATATGTTTCATAAACACAAAAATGccagtttatcattatttaaGATATATGAGTTAAGATGTGGTATGAATGGATTATTATATTGAATGAACTGTTATTTTATACGAACTATCTATTCTATGTGAACGTTTAATTTGTGTGAACTGTTATCTTGTGTGAGTTGCGATAAAAAGTGAATCACTTAAGTATGTTTATTTCACCTAACCTGattaatgtgtttatttgtaGTATGTTTGAGCACTCACTGAGCTTTctaagctcacccactcttttATAATATTGCAGTGACTTAGCTTGTGAAGAGGTGTGGGAGTGAGTCATCCAAGTGATCCAAATCGAGGTTATACCTGGGTATGTCATTGTGTTCCCAAACCCAATGAGGAAGACAATGTGGGACCAAATTATGGGATTTAGAATTAGACTTAGGTATGATTGTCGGGTTGTAATTAGACATTATGGACtttttaattggtttaatttggaatttttactAATGCTTTAGATAGATGATTGAATGGTAGATTATGATTGCTTGATGAATGCTTTGATTAATTTATCGACTAACTCGTAAGTGCAGGTGGAAGAGTCATTGGACATTAAGGTAAGACGTAAATGTTAAATGTGTGTTTAAGAAAACAATTGAATGTTTAGTATGCATGAATGTAAAATTGGACTAATTGCGTAAATTGTTAGTTGCCTATGAActaattaaatggaaaattttatgaaattgtgtGTAATGTTTTAATTGATCTTCAGAAACAATACTTATACGTATAAATCTACAATACTATTTTCAAACCTTATGAAATTGAGTTTTCcgatattttactatattacgatttaaatctaattatatgtttttaaacaaaatggTTTTTCAAGTCCCTACAAATATAGCCCTTTTAAAAATACCCTACTGCATGCAtgtatgtttaattaaaatttttcaaggtaattgtttattaattattaaattgtgaattactCTTTTTGTTGATTGTTGATCAAAGTAGCGCAATGGAAGCATGATATTaggtttttattaaatattccaTGATTAATTGTATGGTGTGATTGGTCAGTTGGTGTGTTTTGTGGTAGTTTAAATGGAAAGTCACTTCGGTATCTAATGTGGCGTTCGAAATTTAGGTCAGGCTATCCTGGCCAGGTTTGGGGCACCACATTTATCATGGGCCATTGATGCTTTTATCATGGGAGTGTTGAATAAGCATGTTCAGTATTAATTCACAGATAACAAGCCACAAAACCTGGCAGACCTCTATGAAAAGGCTCAAGAGTTCATAGAAGtggaagaaataaaaaggtCAACTCGTAGTTCTTTTCACCGGGAGGATAGGCAAGTTAGGTAAGCAACAAGTACGTAATATAAAATAGGAACAAATATGGATGACCCCAATCGTTAGAGCTCTATAAGGAGAGAGtagagaaatgagaaaaaagGAGTTAGCCAATGCACATCACAAAATAGCAAGgtatttcacaatttcattaTGTGATATTCAGTCTATCTTTATCTTAGTTTCAATTAGTTAATTTTCCTGAATTCATTTCCTTTAGATACATTCTCGCACTTGGAACGCTCGTCATCTAAAGAAATACTATGTGTAAGcactataaattaattaaatgaattaggcTTGTTTCCATCATTTATTATAGTTTCAAGTTAGTTGATAGCACTAGCATCCTGCGGTTTGTCTATTTACTATCACAACCTcctacttaaaatattttcagacTCTTACGGTTCGTCGATTTACAATCGAGACTTCCTACTAAcaagattttcaaaatattgtgGTTCATCGATTTGCGATCGTGATCTTTTACAAGATTTTTGGAATCTTGTCGTTTGTCAATTTATGATCGCAACCTATACTTACAAGGTTTTCAGAATCTTGCGGCTCACCGATTTAAGATCGCAACCTTTTGCTTACAAGAATTTCATAATCTTGTAGCTAGCCGATCTAGGATTGCAATctttttgtaacagcccgattttgactctaatcagaatagtggttttgggaccacaaatctgagtccaaaaaaatattttaatattatttttcgtgtctgtgatatttaaattttattgtgtgaaattttcgtgaattaatttttccatttgtgtgttcaaatttgataaaagtactaaatttcataaaatgtgAAAGTTGCTAGTTCAAGTGTAAAATACCTATTTGATAGTGCTTTTTTAACTTGAAGATCTTAAAGGGCAATTAGCCCATTAAAGGGATAGTGGACGGCATAAAGACTTAAATGCCATGaagtatatgttttatatattttaatattaaggttaaattagtaaaatgaaatttatatatgttatatcaaaaaaaagaaaagaagagaaagccATTATCATCACTTTCTCCACCGAAACAATAGAAAAGAAACCCTTGTTCTTTCAAGTTAAACATTCGGCCATTGATAGGAACTTGATTgaggttagttctttgttcggtttttgataatttttacgtttttgagatcattgctttGAGTACTACAAAACCCATACTTGAATTACAGActtgtatttattgatgatattctgatataCTCTGATGATGAAACCGAGCATGCCGAGCATCTGAGACTTGTATTACAGACTTTACGAGATAAACAGCTCtatgcaaagtttagtaaatgtgaattctggttacgtgaagtcaGTTTTCTGGGCCATGTTGTGTCAACATCGGgtattcgagttgatccgagcAAGATTTCAGCTTATTGGACTGGAAACCTCCGAAGAATGTCTCTGAAGTTCGAAGCTTTCTAGGACTTGCATGTTATTATAGACGGTTTGTAAAAGGATTTTCTATGATGGCAACTAAGATGACAAATTTACtacaaaaagatgttaaatttgagtggtcagaaaaatgtcagaaaagttttgatcagttgaaagctaTTTTGACCGAAGCTTCAGTGTTTAttcagcctgaatcgggtaaagaatttttcatttatagtgACGCCTTATTGAATGGTCTGggatgtgttttgatgcaggaaggcaaagttatGGCTTATGCTTTGAGACAATTGAAGTcgcacgaaaagaattatccgacacacGACCTTGAGCTAACTGTAATtgtttttgcattaaaaatttggcgtcattatctATACGGTGAAAAATGCCATGTGTTTTtagatcataaaagtttgaagtacttgatgacttaaaaagatttgaatttacGACAGAGAAGATGGTTAGAGCTGTTGAAAGACTATGAACTTGTGATAGATTATCATCCGGGTAAAGAAAATATTGTTGCTGATGCGTTGAGTCGAAAATCATTGTTCGCATTATGTGCTATGAATGCTCATTTAGATCTGTTTGAAGATAGTTCAGTTTTGATAGAATTGAAAGCGAAACCGTTGTTTTTACAACAAATATGTGTTGCACCGAAGATTGATAGTGATATGCTAGCAAAACGAACTCAGTGTGATTCAAATTCTAATTCTGAATTTCGAATTGATGATAATGATTACTTGAGATTTCGAGATCTAATTTGTGTTCCAAGAAATCCAGATCTATTGCAGTTGATCCTGAAAGAAGCTCATAATAATCATATCTGTTCATCCCGGAAGTACAAAGATGTATCATGATTTGAAACAACACTACTGGTGGTTTGGAATGAAAtgagacatttctgactttgtttcgaaatgtaTAGTCtgtcaacaagtaaaagctgaacatcaggttcCATCTGGTTTGCTACAACCGATTTTCATTCCCGAATGGAAATGAGATAGAGTGATGATAGATTTTGTTTCTGGGTTACCTTTGACTCAGAGAAAGAGAGATGCAATTTGGGTAATAGTAGATCGATTGACGAAATCTGCCCATTTTATTCCGGTACGATCTGATTATCCACTTGATAAATTAGCCGagctttatatttttgaaattgtgagattg
This sequence is a window from Gossypium raimondii isolate GPD5lz chromosome 5, ASM2569854v1, whole genome shotgun sequence. Protein-coding genes within it:
- the LOC128041062 gene encoding uncharacterized protein LOC128041062, producing MNVLEASDTVKCKAFSTTLRGSVKDRLVFIDDILIYSDDETEHAEHLRLVLQTLRDKQLYAKFSKCEFWLREEGKVMAYALRQLKSHEKNYPTHDLELTRRWLELLKDYELVIDYHPGKENIVADALSRKSLFALCAMNAHLDLFEDSSVLIELKAKPLFLQQICVAPKIDSDMLAKRTQCDSNSNSEFRIDDNDYLRFRDLICVPRNPDLLQLILKEAHNNHICSSRKYKDVS